The region CGGCGGTTACTGCGGCCGATATGTCGAGCGCCAGCGAGGCTGCTCCTTCGGTCGTTACCCTTTCGGGTAATCAAGAGCCTGACCAGGTTCCGGCGGTCGCCAAGCCCGCTGTTGTTTTCGCCGCTCCGCGCGAAGTCGCGCAGCCGCTGGTTTCTTCCGACAGCGCCGATGTACGTGCTGATAATCTTTCCGCCCTTGTTAGCGCCCATGGTGATGCTGAAACGCTCGAAGGCGATATGCGGTGCCTTGCCGGTGCGGTTTATTTCGAATCGAAGGGTGAGAGCCTGGAGGGCCAGCTTGCCGTCGCCCGCGTCATCATCAATCGTGCGAAGTCGGGGCGTTTCGCCAACAGCCTTTGCGGCGTGGTCTATCAGCCGGGTCAGTTCAGCTTCGTGCGTGGGGGCAGCATGCCAACGATTCGCATGGGCAGCGAAAGCTGGCGCCGCGCGGTGGCAATCGCGCAGATCGCCATGAAGGACGCCTGGGACAGCCAAGCCGAAGGCGCTTTGTTCTTCCACGCTCGCCGCGTTTCGCCCAGCTGGGGCAAGCGCCAGCTCGCCGCGATCGACAATCATATCTTCTATCGCTGATCCTCGGGTCGCACCTATCAGGACAGCGGGCCGGTTCAGATAATCCTGAACCGGCCTTTTCTTTTGTTCCCCACCTGTTCTATCATGGGGGATGATGCACAGTTCCTCTCCATCCGCCGCGGAAGGCTGTTCGCCCCTGACCGATGGCACTGCGCTGGCGGTGGCTCGTGGCACGTTGCGGCTGTTCTTTCGCCATGACATGAGCGGCATATTGGAAGTGCCGCTGCCAAATGGCCGCCGGGCCGACATCATGGCGCTCGACAGTGCGGGGCGCATCACGATTGTCGAGATCAAGTGCAGTCGCGCGGACCTGCTCGGCGACATGAAATGGCCGGACTATCTGGACTATTGCGACCGCTTCTTCTGGGCCGTTCCATCGGGATTCGACCTGTCGCTGTTCGACAGCGAAGCGTTATGGCCAGCGCGGACGGGGTTGATCGTCGCCGACCAATATGATGCCGAATTGCTGCGTCCGGCACCGGTCGAACCGCTGGCGGCGGCGCGGCGCAAGGCGGAGACCCTGCGCTTTGCCCGGCGCGCGGCGCGGCGGCTGACGGCGCTGGCCGACCCGGATCATGCAGCTGAACTGGGCTGGTGACGGCGCGCTGATCCAGCGCCCCGCCCCACGCCAGTGCGTTTTCTAGAAAACCGGGCCTTGCACCGGACCTGAGGGAGCGGGCTTGCTTTTCGCTGCGGTCACGGCTTCGACCAGACCGGGCGTGCGGGATTCCCGTTGCGCATAGTCGCGCGCGGACATGCCGGCGATGGTGTCGCGCTTGTCGGCATTGGCGCCTTGCCCGATCAGCAGGCGCGTCAGGCCTACGTCACGCAGCTGCACCGCGCGGATCAGCGGCGTTTCGCCACTGCCGTTCGCCTTGTCGATCTGCGCACCGCCAGCCAGCAACGTGCGCACCCCATCCTCGAACCGCGCCTGCACGGCATTCATGAGGGGGGTGTTGCCCCGGTTGTCCGCCAGGTCGGGATTTGCGCCCTTGGCCAGGAGGAAGGACAGCCATGTATTGTCGCGGCGGGCGATGACGATGTGCAGGGCGGTTTCCCCGCTGGTGACATCCCGGCTGTTGATGACGGTCGATCCGGGCTTCTGGACGAGGTCGGTGACCTTTTGCCCATCGGCGTCCTTCACCGCCTTCAGGAAATTATAGCCGTCGGAAAATTGCGCCTGCGCCGCAACCGGAGTCAGCAGCGCGAGCGCCATGGCAGCGGCGCGGCCCGCGCCCATCCAAGTCGGAAAACCTCTTGTCATCGTCGATAAGCCCCGTTGGCATTTGCAAAATCGCCCATAGCAGGGCATGGCTGGCCACGCCATGAACAAAGCGCTCCGCTCCGTCATCCTGCCGTTCACCGCCCTGCTGGTCGCCTGCAATATGGGTGCGGGCGACAACGCATCAAGCGATGCCCAGAACGCGCCCGGCGACCTGGCAGGCGCGCGGATCGGCGCGTCCTTCACCCTGACGAACCAGGATGGGGAAAAGGTGGCGTGGGACGATTTCAAGGGAAAGTACCGGCTGGTCTATTTCGGCTACAGCTACTGCCCCGATGTCTGCCCGGTCGACCTGCAACGCATCATGCAGGCGTTCACGCAGTTCGAGAAGGCTGACGCGGGACGCGCGGCGAAGGTGC is a window of Sphingobium sp. MI1205 DNA encoding:
- a CDS encoding cell wall hydrolase; this encodes MSLRLKAAITAAFALSATAAVTAADMSSASEAAPSVVTLSGNQEPDQVPAVAKPAVVFAAPREVAQPLVSSDSADVRADNLSALVSAHGDAETLEGDMRCLAGAVYFESKGESLEGQLAVARVIINRAKSGRFANSLCGVVYQPGQFSFVRGGSMPTIRMGSESWRRAVAIAQIAMKDAWDSQAEGALFFHARRVSPSWGKRQLAAIDNHIFYR
- a CDS encoding MmcB family DNA repair protein; this translates as MMHSSSPSAAEGCSPLTDGTALAVARGTLRLFFRHDMSGILEVPLPNGRRADIMALDSAGRITIVEIKCSRADLLGDMKWPDYLDYCDRFFWAVPSGFDLSLFDSEALWPARTGLIVADQYDAELLRPAPVEPLAAARRKAETLRFARRAARRLTALADPDHAAELGW
- a CDS encoding ankyrin repeat domain-containing protein, yielding MTRGFPTWMGAGRAAAMALALLTPVAAQAQFSDGYNFLKAVKDADGQKVTDLVQKPGSTVINSRDVTSGETALHIVIARRDNTWLSFLLAKGANPDLADNRGNTPLMNAVQARFEDGVRTLLAGGAQIDKANGSGETPLIRAVQLRDVGLTRLLIGQGANADKRDTIAGMSARDYAQRESRTPGLVEAVTAAKSKPAPSGPVQGPVF
- a CDS encoding SCO family protein, with product MAGHAMNKALRSVILPFTALLVACNMGAGDNASSDAQNAPGDLAGARIGASFTLTNQDGEKVAWDDFKGKYRLVYFGYSYCPDVCPVDLQRIMQAFTQFEKADAGRAAKVQPIFITVDPERDTPAVLKTYVAAFHPRLIGLTGSPDEIAKVAKDFVVIFNREKAQGSSDYLVSHSRTPYLFGPDGQPVALVPVDDPGTADQDEGAPDKVLAFLEKWVK